Proteins co-encoded in one Stigmatopora nigra isolate UIUO_SnigA unplaced genomic scaffold, RoL_Snig_1.1 HiC_scaffold_26, whole genome shotgun sequence genomic window:
- the meis2b gene encoding homeobox protein Meis2b produces MAQRYDELAHYGSAMDGVGVPSSMYGDPHAPRPLPQVHHLNHGPPPHPAQHYGAHAPHSIMPGSMGGAVNDALKRDKDQIYGHPLFPLLALVFEKCELATCTPREPGVAGGDVCSSDSFNEDIAVFAKQIRAEKPLFSSNPELDNLMIQAIQVLRFHLLELEKVHELCDNFCHRYISCLKGKMPIDLVIEDRDVCKSDFDDLSGSSTNIADHNPASWRDLDDAHSTPSVGTPGPSSGGHVSQSGDNTSELGDGLDNSLASPGTGDEDDQDKKRQKKRGIFPKVATNIMRAWLFQHLTHPYPSEEQKKQLAQDTGLTILQVNNWFINARRRIVQPMIDQSNRAVSQGTAYSPDGQPMGGFVLDGQQHMSLRPGGPMGGMGVNMGMDGQWHYM; encoded by the exons ATGGCGCAAAGG TACGATGAGTTGGCCCATTATGGAAGTGCCATGGATGGAGTTGGAGTCCCATCATCCATGTATGGAGACCCGCACGCGCCACGGCCTCTACCACAGGTCCACCACTTGAACCACGGGCCACCGCCGCATCCCGCGCAACACTACGGGGCCCACGCGCCGCACAGTATTATGCCAGGCAGTATGGGTGGTGCAGTCAACGACGCGCTGAAAAGAGACAAGGACCAGATTTATgg CCACCCTTTATTCCCGCTACTTGCTCTCGTGTTCGAGAAGTGCGAGCTGGCGACGTGCACCCCCAGAGAACCAGGAGTGGCGGGCGGAGACGTTTGTTCATCTGACTCTTTCAATGAAGACATAGCGGTCTTTGCGAAACAG ATTCGCGCAGAGAAACCTTTATTTTCTTCAAACCCAGAACTGGATAACTTG atgATCCAAGCCATCCAAGTGCTGCGCTTTCATCTTCTCGAATTAGAGAAG GTCCATGAGTTGTGTGATAACTTCTGCCATCGGTACATCAGCTGCCTGAAAGGCAAAATGCCAATCGACTTGGTCATTGAGGACCGAGACGTCTGTAAATCAGATTTTGACGACCTATCAGGATCTTCTACCAACATTGCAGATCAT AACCCAGCATCATGGAGAGACTTGGATGACGCCCACTCCACACCCTCAGTAGGAACCCCGGGACCATCCAGTGGGGGACACGTCTCTCAGAGTGGAGACAACACCAGTGAACTCG GCGATGGCCTTGACAACAGCCTTGCATCACCAGGAACAGGAGATGAAGATGACCAGGACAAGAAGAGGCAGAAGAAAAGAGGCATCTTCCCTAAAGTTGCTACAAATATAATGAGAGCATGGCTGTTTCAGCACCTTACA CATCCGTATCCATCAGAGGAACAGAAGAAACAACTTGCACAAGACACAGGCCTCACCATTCTCCAAGTCAACAACTG GTTCATCAATGCAAGGAGGAGAATAGTCCAGCCTATGATTGACCAGTCCAATAGAGCAG TGAGTCAGGGTACAGCTTACAGTCCAGATGGTCAACCAATGGGAGGCTTTGTCCTAGATGGACAACAGCACATGAGTCTCCGACCGGGAG GTCCAATGGGCGGCATGGGTGTGAACATGGGAATGGATGGACAGTGGCACTACATGTAA